A part of Desulfotomaculum nigrificans DSM 574 genomic DNA contains:
- the moaC gene encoding cyclic pyranopterin monophosphate synthase MoaC, which produces MSQFTHFDARGNARMVDITAKKDTHRVAEVRGEVVMSPTTLQLIQQGGMTKGDVLGVARVAGIMAAKRTPDLIPMAHPIMITGVNVDFKFAPPDRIEIRAIVKIDGKTGVEMEALTAVSVAALTIYDMCKAVDKSMRIENIRLVHKSGGKSGDFIREGEQPWEK; this is translated from the coding sequence ATGTCCCAGTTTACCCATTTTGATGCCAGGGGCAATGCCCGCATGGTTGATATTACAGCTAAAAAAGACACTCACCGGGTGGCCGAGGTAAGAGGTGAAGTGGTTATGTCACCTACTACCCTGCAGTTAATTCAACAGGGTGGCATGACCAAAGGTGATGTACTGGGAGTAGCCAGGGTGGCCGGCATCATGGCGGCGAAAAGAACACCGGATTTAATTCCCATGGCCCACCCCATTATGATTACCGGCGTAAATGTGGATTTTAAATTTGCCCCGCCGGATCGGATTGAAATTAGAGCCATTGTTAAAATTGACGGCAAAACCGGTGTGGAAATGGAAGCCCTCACGGCAGTGAGTGTGGCGGCCTTAACCATTTATGACATGTGCAAAGCAGTGGACAAGTCCATGCGCATCGAAAACATCCGCCTGGTACACAAAAGTGGCGGCAAAAGTGGCGATTTTATACGGGAGGGAGAACAACCATGGGAAAAATAG
- a CDS encoding MOSC domain-containing protein, translated as MGKIVAVCTSPRKGMRKKNVGEGTLIVNHGFEGDAHVGNWHRQVSLLAMESIEKMRQMGLNVGPGDFAENLTTEGIDLVSLPVGTKLKIGDSALGEVTQIGKECHTRCAIYYQAGDCVMPKEGIFIKVLQGGKVKVGDNIEVLPE; from the coding sequence ATGGGAAAAATAGTGGCAGTTTGCACCAGTCCTAGAAAGGGTATGAGAAAAAAGAATGTTGGGGAAGGTACTTTAATTGTGAACCACGGTTTTGAGGGAGATGCCCATGTGGGTAATTGGCACCGCCAGGTCAGCCTGCTGGCTATGGAAAGCATTGAAAAAATGCGACAAATGGGGCTGAATGTAGGACCCGGTGACTTTGCCGAAAACCTTACCACCGAAGGTATCGACCTGGTTTCTTTACCGGTGGGGACTAAGCTAAAAATTGGTGACAGTGCGCTAGGGGAAGTTACTCAAATCGGTAAAGAATGTCATACCCGGTGTGCCATTTACTACCAGGCCGGTGATTGTGTCATGCCCAAGGAGGGTATATTTATAAAAGTATTACAGGGTGGCAAGGTAAAGGTAGGGGACAACATTGAAGTATTACCGGAATAA
- the mobB gene encoding molybdopterin-guanine dinucleotide biosynthesis protein B: MKYYRNNYHPPVVSLVGRSNSGKTTFLEKLIRELKQRGYRVGTVKHHRGTFEFDIEGKDTWRHAQAGADMVALATPTGFGLVKKLAQELSPEEITSYMPGVDIIIVEGMKKGSQPKIELVRSAVADAPVCPVEELMAVVSDLPLSLGLPRFGLDDFKGVADLIENQLIKSRDTAQGNVSSLREDQLKRYHRNIMLPGVGQAGQLKLLNSSVLVVGTGGLGSPVAYYLAAAGIGRLGLADADVVDLSNLQRQILHTTADLNRLKVESAREKLSKLNPDIQIEVYPFRVTRDNVADLVCQYDLVVDATDNFATRYVLNEGCMAAGKPFIYGGVLSMVGQVMTILPGKGPCFRCIFREPPSEDAVKSTANYGILGSVAGIIGCIQATEAVKYLLGQGDLLVGRLLTMEGMSMFFQEVEVKRDPHCPDCGKLE, encoded by the coding sequence TTGAAGTATTACCGGAATAATTATCATCCACCGGTGGTTTCACTGGTGGGCCGTTCCAATTCGGGGAAAACCACCTTTTTAGAGAAATTAATTAGAGAATTAAAGCAGCGGGGTTACCGGGTGGGCACGGTTAAACACCACCGGGGCACCTTTGAATTTGATATTGAGGGTAAAGATACCTGGCGTCACGCTCAGGCCGGGGCAGACATGGTGGCCCTGGCCACGCCCACCGGCTTTGGTTTGGTGAAAAAACTTGCTCAGGAACTATCTCCGGAGGAAATAACCAGCTATATGCCCGGGGTGGACATCATTATAGTAGAGGGCATGAAAAAAGGCAGCCAGCCTAAGATTGAGTTAGTTCGGTCGGCAGTTGCCGACGCGCCGGTTTGCCCGGTGGAGGAACTAATGGCGGTGGTGAGTGATCTACCTTTGTCATTAGGTTTGCCCCGGTTTGGCTTGGATGACTTCAAAGGAGTGGCTGATCTCATCGAAAATCAATTGATTAAATCCAGGGATACAGCACAGGGTAATGTTAGCAGCTTAAGGGAAGATCAACTGAAACGTTACCATCGTAATATTATGTTACCCGGTGTTGGTCAGGCAGGGCAGTTAAAGTTACTTAACTCATCTGTATTAGTGGTGGGTACAGGTGGCTTGGGGTCCCCGGTGGCCTATTATTTAGCCGCCGCCGGTATTGGTCGGCTGGGATTAGCGGACGCGGATGTAGTGGATCTATCTAATTTACAGCGGCAAATCTTGCATACAACTGCTGACCTTAACCGGCTTAAAGTGGAATCAGCCAGGGAGAAGTTAAGCAAACTAAACCCCGACATTCAGATTGAAGTTTATCCTTTTCGGGTAACCAGAGATAATGTGGCAGATTTAGTGTGCCAATATGATCTGGTGGTGGACGCCACCGATAATTTTGCCACCCGGTATGTTCTTAATGAAGGCTGTATGGCCGCAGGAAAACCCTTTATTTATGGTGGTGTCTTGTCCATGGTGGGTCAGGTCATGACCATTCTACCGGGGAAGGGGCCCTGCTTCCGCTGTATCTTTAGGGAACCACCCAGCGAAGATGCGGTTAAGAGTACGGCAAATTATGGTATTTTGGGCTCGGTGGCCGGTATCATCGGCTGCATTCAAGCCACTGAAGCCGTAAAATACCTACTGGGCCAGGGGGATTTACTGGTGGGTCGATTGTTAACCATGGAAGGCATGTCAATGTTTTTTCAGGAGGTTGAAGTTAAGCGGGACCCCCATTGCCCCGATTGTGGCAAATTAGAATAG
- a CDS encoding MFS transporter, with amino-acid sequence MIRPKLVVGAVALAIFLDTLIYGIVIPILPGYSESLGASSFVLGVIFAAYSASLLVGTIPLGILSDRYGRKRVMFFGLAAISLSTLGFALAKSIVWLIITRLLQGFAAGAIWTACPALIADLYPPEQRGSKMGLMSAASGFGFLVGPAAGGLLYEAGGYHLPFLICIILAILAVIFVAVVIPGDSNPVKMPKSSRPLLEVLRIRGVWQGSTMVLIGSVGFGFIDPLLPGYFADKFAASPGVIGLLFGVISLFHVSSAPVIGKLSDHMGRVRLIKIGLVTTALVVPLITLAANAVTSAITMGLMGITFGLMLTPTMPLLADSVMPRRGSSDDSSYGVAFGIYNGAFSLGYLIGPLIGGAWVEFYDLPSLFVAYSIVLLLTGLVTFRHKPYEHKHAT; translated from the coding sequence ATGATCCGTCCCAAACTGGTAGTTGGTGCAGTGGCACTGGCCATTTTCCTTGACACTTTAATCTATGGCATCGTCATCCCTATCTTACCGGGATACAGTGAAAGCCTGGGGGCTTCGTCTTTTGTGCTGGGCGTTATTTTTGCTGCCTATTCAGCCTCGCTACTGGTAGGTACTATTCCGCTGGGCATTTTATCAGATCGCTATGGACGTAAGCGGGTTATGTTTTTCGGGCTGGCGGCCATTTCCCTTAGCACCCTTGGCTTTGCTCTGGCCAAATCCATTGTTTGGTTAATCATCACCCGTCTGCTGCAGGGTTTTGCCGCCGGGGCAATTTGGACCGCCTGCCCGGCACTAATCGCCGACCTATATCCCCCGGAACAAAGGGGTAGCAAAATGGGATTGATGAGCGCCGCCAGCGGTTTTGGCTTTTTGGTGGGTCCGGCTGCCGGCGGGTTATTGTACGAAGCTGGTGGTTACCACCTGCCCTTTTTAATTTGTATCATACTAGCCATACTGGCAGTTATTTTTGTGGCGGTGGTGATTCCGGGGGATAGTAACCCGGTCAAAATGCCTAAATCTTCTCGCCCCCTGCTGGAAGTCCTTCGTATTAGGGGCGTTTGGCAAGGTTCCACCATGGTATTGATTGGTTCCGTTGGCTTTGGGTTTATTGATCCGCTGCTGCCCGGCTACTTTGCGGATAAGTTTGCTGCTTCCCCGGGCGTAATTGGCCTGTTATTTGGCGTTATATCCTTATTCCACGTTTCTTCGGCTCCTGTCATCGGCAAGCTATCCGATCATATGGGCCGGGTTAGGCTAATTAAAATTGGTCTGGTGACCACCGCTCTGGTGGTTCCCCTGATTACCTTGGCCGCCAATGCGGTTACCTCGGCCATCACTATGGGATTAATGGGTATTACCTTTGGCTTAATGCTAACCCCCACCATGCCCCTGTTAGCCGATTCAGTGATGCCCCGGAGGGGAAGCTCAGACGACAGCAGTTACGGGGTAGCCTTTGGCATTTACAACGGTGCATTTTCTTTAGGCTACTTAATTGGCCCTTTAATTGGTGGCGCCTGGGTGGAGTTTTATGATCTACCCAGTCTGTTTGTGGCCTATAGTATCGTGCTGTTACTAACCGGGCTGGTCACCTTCAGGCATAAACCATATGAACATAAGCACGCCACCTAA